The genomic interval agttgtataaaactttggttggaccacaggagaggttgagcaaactttgatagttttctctggagcgtcagaggctgggggacaacctgatagaagtatataaaattatgagaggcatagatcgtgagagtccttttcccaggctggaaatgtcaaatagtagagggcatagctttcaggCGAGAAGGGAAAAGTTTGAACGGCATTTACAAGGAAAGTCTTTACGTAAggaggtagatgcctggaacacgctgccagggaagGTAGTGGAAGTAGATGCAATAACAATGtttatttagacaggtacatgaacaggcaggggatggaggtagATCAGtttggacaaaaatgtacatGGTCTgataagagggatcttgggattagtttgggttgggatcatggtcagcacagacatcacggaccaaaggacctgttcctgtgctgtactatatgTTCTATACCTCTCCTGATAGTCctatatccaaatcatttgtgtATACAAATTAACAAAAGCAAATATAGAACTGAACTCATGTTGAACATCATTATGCTTTTCTGACCATTTGGAAGTTGGCTTTAAATGCTATTTCCTCACTTCTGAACACTGTTAATTCCTTTTCAGGATGATGTACTTCAGTACTCTGGTGTGTTCCTTGTTGCTCGCTTCTGTCGGTAAGTTCTTCTCTGGATGAGGGTGATGACAAATGCTTCTATAGCCTCTTCACACTGCTGCATTAGTGCTTAGACTATATTTCCTCAACTGAAATGCTAAATGTAGTCAAGCATGACAGAAACACAgtgtcaacatttaaaaatatatgaacTATTCTTAAATTATATTTGATTTCAATTTGAAAATGTTATAGATGGTGCATTTTCTGTGCTCCTGATATAGAGTCTAAATCACTAGGAGCACAAATTGTGAAATCTTATTTATTTGTTAGTTTTATTGGATGTAAAATTCATGGGCTGTGCATATGTGATTTCATGGTGGTGTATCAGCCTGTGCAAATCCAGTAGAAGCATGGTTCTGTTCATCCCAATCAACAACACATTGATTAGGATAACCAGTGTGTAGAAAGATCATGCAATGTGCAGAACAACATTAGAGGTCTCTGCTTGACTGAATTTTGCTACCACTGTGACTGCTGGCAAAATGAATCATGAATATTTTCTAACCGTTCACTGATATTCAACCTTGGCTTATTCTGAAATATTGTCACATTGTATTTATGATGTACTCCATGATTTGAGCACACATATGACAAACTAAGTCTTGAATGCAACCTTGAATATTGTAATAGTGAAGATCCTGGAGACAGTCTTCAATTTTGACCAAACTGGCAACGAAGCCAAGACAACACAGTTTTCCCACAGCTGGTGTTGAAAGGTCCAAGTCATACATTCAAATTCTGCCAATGTGAAAAATTCAGTTGGAGCTTAAACAAAAATCTGTGTTTTTATGTCTGCCTAACAGACTGCTGTTTTTGATTATAATACAACAATACCTtaactaatttattttctgtattgtCAACTTATGGAGTCAACTTATTAGCAAAGCTGCGATAGAAAGCATTGCAGTTAAAATTAGCAgtttaaaatgacatttttaatacttttattGTTGAGTCTTTGGAAAAATTAGTGGTCTGTGTTCAACAGCAGTCAACTGTTGCTCAGCTTTAGTAGGACAGATAGGAACCCTGTACTGCATAATTCTCAACCCTTCCTGAGTCCAACAACTCAAACCCATAAGGAATGTTATTGAACCTTAAGAAATTTGGTTGTGCCTcaatgcaaattttgaaatataacaataatgcaaaattattttatgaaaaaaatgaaaatgcagaaCCTTGACCTGCTCATTCACTGAAATATTCAAAGCTTCAATATTTCCTATATTTGTTAACATGAAAGCATTAGAACATAGAGTAACATAACATGATAAAGATATTTAACATAAACATATAATGAGGGTTGTTAAATAAACAAATGTCAGTCAGTTACATCATTAATCAATGAAAGACttgaaaagagcaaaaaaaagtgctgtgattgagagaggtggagaggggaataagagaggaaggtggagtgaGGGGTGGGAATAAGAGAGGAAAGGTGAGAGAGGAGTTCCCAAGCCAGTGGCCAGAAAGCAGGTAGTGAATGCTCTGCTTTcatccaaaaaaaacaaagtccagttTCCAAGCCTGGGAGAAGTTGATTCTTTGCAGCATTCCTTCTTTCCTGTTCTCTCCTTTTTGCTTATCTTAACCATCCCTTCCCACTCTACTCCCATCCAAAGCTGGGCCCTGTTATCTGCAGTCCTGGATCTCAGCAGCTTAGGATCATGTGGATTTTGCTTTCACATTAAGTCCCTTTCTGTTACATCTCATGGCTTCAGTTGAATGTTGCTGCTGAGACAGTGAAAGCCATcacttggtggaaggaggagaACAAAACACCCTGACAACAAAAATCACATCCATGCATAATTTCCTGCTTAAAGTTTTTAGAATAATTTTTATCTTATGGAATTAAGGCTCAAAAGCATGAAGAGACCTGTTAGACTTGACAGGTATGTTACTAAGAGAGAGAACTTTTAAATGGAGGTTGGTTGCCTACCCTCAGGACATTCAGATTCAGAAGAAATGATCTTGAAATAAAAAGTGAGGGGAAGTTCCCAGTGATAGTGGGAACAATGTCACTCATTGTTATTACTTATTACATAGAAATGGAAGGAAAGGGTGTGGGCAGCCAAGTAAATTGGAACTGTGGACTTGTAGTCCCTGTTCAGATACACTGACTCAGTGCAGTTTTGAATTGTAAGCACAAGGACATCAGCTCAACGCCAATAGAATCCTTCTAGAATTTCAGATAGGGCTCCAGTGGTGCCATGAGGTTTTGGTGTTATTTTTACCCAAAGTCTGATCAAGGACAGAGTGATGACTTTTGTGCAGGTCAAATCTGCTGGGAGCAGTGGATTGTCTACTACCCGTCCTGTACATTGATCTTCCAACTGACTTCCATGTCTTAACTGTAAATGCAAGTGCAACAATGTAATGTTAAAACCCTGCAAAGAAGATACTATTATTTAGACATGAAGTGTTGGAGGCATACAATTAgctctttttgtttgttttggaaTAGTATTTGGGTGCAATCAAACAAATtggagaaactggaaaattcCACAGGGATCATCCTAGTCCTTTGCTGTAACTTCTCAAAGTGAGATGTAAATCAGTCAAGGAATTTTCAGACCACAATCCATAACTTTAAatgaaaaatgtacttttttAAGACTGATGTTAATGATAGAAAAGCTGATCAGCTCAGGACATAAATACACATTTGAATTTTTGGTGAAGATTTTGTTTATAACTATTATTTCTATCCTTTATTCAGATTCATTCCAAATTTCCTGTGAGCAGGCAACAGATGTGGAAATTGGGAAAGATGTCACCTTCAATTGTACATTTGAGTGCGATGGCACATGTACTCCAACAGTGAAATGGGAGAAGGATCATGACGCTGGAATCTTGTATGAGTACAAAGAAAGTAAAAGTGATTTCAGCAAACAGCATGCCAACTACTCAGGAAGAATTGAAGTTTCTACAGACTCAATTAACAATGGAAAAGTATTTCTGACATTGAAGAATGTTAGTATTTGGGATGAAGGAACTTACATTTTCAGAATTAGCACTGATGGTGGATTCGGAAAGGAAGACGTTCATCTATCTGTTTGGGGTATGTTAGCTACCTTGCTCTGTTTTCAATGAGGGTCAAATGCACCTGAGTTTCATTTCTTTAATTATAATGTATATTTACCGTGGTATTATAGAaatgctgttttcttttttattaacACTTTTTTCCGGGAAGGCAGTTGCCCAGAAATGTGGTGTCATCTCACTGCGTCAAAAGTCACTTGTAACCAAATCTCTGAAGTTGCAGTAGGGTCACAGGACTAGAAGTGTCAGTTGAATTTTATCATCAGTGATTTTTCCTGGAAATGGTACCAAATGCATTTTACTCCATGATAAATCAATTTCCAATCTCGTAGTGCTGGGGGGAAAAAACAGCACTCTACAGTTAGGCTCCTGGCAATAAAAATAACCACTGCcatggaactattgaaaaacaccACTTGTAGCAGCAAAGACACAGACCATTTTTGCTGAATTCATCAATGCCATCACCTAGACTGAAGCAGTAAAAACACTGCTGACAGAGCTAATCAAGTCCTGAAGTACATAGTTACTAGATCTGTAGCAGGTCGAGAGAGAACCAATTTGAGTGACAAACCTACTTGACCTTGTTCTTGCCAGTCTACTTGTCGCTGATGCAGTTTATAAGCTGTTAGTGACAAAGCCAAATGTTTAGACTGAGAATGCAATTGTGTAGCGTGGTTCCATTATACTGCTACATTAAATTGGTCAGATTCAGAACAGTTCAAACCTGCCCAATCATGAGTACTGTGATCTTTCAGTAGCGACAGGATTGTGTTTCACCAGAGTCAGTAACATTGTGGCCCCACATATTTGCCCACTGTACTTTAACCTAAGGGGATCAAGCCAGGTTCAGTAAGTGATGTACAAGGACGTGCCAGAACATTATTCGGTGTAGCTAAAAAGAAGGCATTGACCTGTGCTAAGTAGCATAAATGGTATGCTATAGATGATACTAAATTGTCACTGGATAGGTCAcaataacaactcttaaaagacagttggacaggtacacggattggaaaggttttgaaggttatgggccaaattctggcaaatgggacgagcttggatggggcatcgtggttggcatggggcagttgggccaaagggccagttggGGCGAAGGGCCAGTGTCCATGCTGTGACTGTATGAGATCAGTTAAAACCTCTGTGGTTAAACTTCATGCATCACGAATGGTGGTGGAAAATTGAACCAACAATGGGAAGAGAAGACatgaacatcaacacctttagTGACAAGAAGGCACATCTGTGAGTACCAAAGACAAAACTAAAGCATTTGCAGTCATCTTCTGAAATATCATGTGGATAATCCATCTCTGCATgcagtagggttagggttagacgTCTCTACCATTAGTAAGCTAGTCTTCAGTTACTTTCATTCATTCCTCCACTAAATTAAATTGATGGGCAAGAATGGTGATTATGCCATATCCCAGGCTATCTACTGCAGTGCAAAATAGAGAGATTTCTGCAGATATTACACCCCATGGTCTTTGGGTAATACAGTTCACAAACATTTTATCATGGACAGGTCAGGATGAGAACAACTGCACAGTCTTGTAAAGCTTATGACTCTTCCTAATGCCTTGGCAACAGTAGCAATTCTATTGCAAGTGGAAACATACTTAGAAATAGTTTTAAGAGTAAAAATAGAACTATGTCTAATGGCAATGAATCAAAAaccaaaaatattaaagaaaaaaagaatatGTGAACAGAATgtgaaaaggacaagtatgtagagcttcggaagttaggatcagatagagcacgtgaggactatagagaagctagaaatgaactcaaaaggaattaggaaagccaggaggggccatgaaaagtccctagcaagtaggattaaggagaatccaaaggcatcctatactatgtcaggaataagaggataacaaaggaaagggtaggaccacttaaagaTAAAGaggggaatctatgtttggatgcagaggatgtgtgtgaggttctgaatgagtatttcccttcagtatttacccaggaaagggacatgcagggtgcagaaattggaactgagggtgtaaacatgttagggcactTAGAGGtcaaggaagaggtagtgttaggtctcctaaacagtattaaggtggataagtccctggggcccaatgggatataccccaggttactgagggaggcgaagtaggaaattgctggggccttgaccagtatctttgtgtcctctttggccacgggtgaggttctggaggattggaggactggagaaaagaacaagggaaaatctggggaactatagaccagtgagtctcacgtcagttgcagggaaattgctggagaaaattctgagagataggatatgtgagcatctggaatccaatgacttgattagggaaagccagcatggctttgtgtagggcaagtcgtgtcttactaacctggttgagttttgtGACAGGGTGATGAGAGTGTTTGATcatggtagagctgtggatgtcatccatatggacttcagtaaggcatttgacaaggtcccacataatcggttaatcaagaaagttctgatgcatggggtcagtggagaattggctgtgtggatccagaactggcttgcccacagaagacagagggtggtggttgaagggatgagtagtggtgttccacagggatctgtactgggacctctgctgtttgtgatgtacataaatgacctggatgagtatgttgatgggtggtttagtaagtttgcagacaataccaagattggtggagctgtgaatagaagactggcgacagatacaacgtgatatagatcagctgcagatgtgggcagagaaatggcagatggagtttaacctggataaatgtgaggtgttgcaccttggtaggactaatgtcaagaggtagTACACTctcaagggcaagacccttaacagtgttgaagagcagagagaccttggggtgcaagtccatggctcattgaaagtagctacacaggtagatagggtggttaataaGACTTagggaatgcttgcatttatttatcagggtattgagtataggagtcgaagttacgatgcatctctatagaactctggttaggctgcatttagagtattgcgtgtaattctggtcacttcactataggaaggatgtcgaggctttagagagggtgcagaggaggtttactaggatgctgcctggattagagggcatgtgctatcaagagatactggacaaacttgggctcttttctctggagtggtgaaggctgaggggtgatccgttggaagtgtataaaattatgaggggcatagatagggtggacaagcaatatccttttcccattattgagcaatccagtaccagagggcatgcatttaaggtgagcggggtaggttcagaacagacgtgaggggtacgttttttactgagagagtggtggatgcctggaatgcgttgcctgatagggtggtggaggcaaagttatcggggcttttaagaggggcttggatgggcacgtgaatgagaggaaaatggagggatatgggcatcctgtaggtaggagggagtagctatgtcggcacaacattgtaggccaaagggcctgttctatgtccTACGCTCTAAGGCACCCACAAAAAAGGTGGGGTAAGTGCAGTGTTTGATGCTATAGCAACTCCAGATCAGAtatgaaatgaagacaaaagTGCAATTTTGCCCAATGGCTATTACATTTATTTAATACAATTACTCTGTGCCTTTTATGGAACAGTTGTTGCTGGGCTCTAAGGATGGGTGGTTAAATCATTCACCATCTGACTTGACTGGAGCCCACATGCCACCCAACTATTCCCTGGCACTACATCTAGTGCCTTTTACTGAGTTGCATATTGTATGGGATCCATCTCTATTTGAACTGGTAATTTTCTGTGGCTACTTACATTGgagtcttaaaaaaaaaatgatcagaTGGTCCTTGTGTAtcttattaaattttttttttgtttaatttattttttatttacagtgtggcccaatgagtccacgccgcccattttaaacccccaaattaacctatccgtacgtctttggaatgtgggaggaaaccggagcacctggaggaaacccacacagacacaggagaccacacaaactccttacagacagcaacgggaattgaaccccaatctctggcgctgtaatagcattgcgctaactgctaagCTACCGTGGTTCAAATGCACCCAACACTCCACTGACTACTCATGGCCATTTTCTTAGGTGAAAACCTGACATGTGAAACTTGCAAGTTGGTCTAGGTAAATGTGGAAAACTCCATTTCGTCAATCTAAACTTGATAACAGAGGTTGAAGTATAGCTTAATGTTATTCTAAACTGGTATCTGCATAGcaagatttttttgtgtgtgctgaATGCACTGGATCACTTtagcacagcacagaaggaaagggTGCCGAGGATCATTCAGCTGCCAAGGTGCTTGCTCGGTCTTTGGTTCATCTAAGTTATAAGAAGGAAACTAATAATGTGCTGTTCCTTTTCAATTCCAGCCTGTTTAAATAAACTTAATGCCTCTAACAAGAAAATCTACCTGAGAATGTCCTTGGAATCCATATAAAAAGAACAGTGCTACCTTATGAATTTATTTACAAGCTTATTTAGAAACATAGGAAGCACAAGAAAACAATGTGTTTATGAAAACAAAGTAAGCCAATAGCAATATTTGGAAAGGACTCATTACTTGATTATGTTATTTTGTTGGGACATATTGGAATAAAGAAACTTTCAACTCATTCCATTAAATACTTATTTGCTCCATCATAAACACCATTGGATTATCGGCTGAGTGTAGAGCATATCTTAAATATATGCTTCTAGCTTTTCTGAAAACTGTAACATTCTATGCTGAAGCATTTCTCATCTGTATGACCCTTGTGTTGATGTTCACTGgttgtaatttgttttttttttcttcgtAGCTAATATGGATGATATCCATATTTTCTGGGAATCCGATTCTGAAGTGCTGTCATGTATGTCTTCAGGGTGGTACCCTGCTCCAGAGGTTAAGTGGAAAGACAAATTTGGGAATGATTTGAATGAGCACAGTGAAAAAATACTGATGAGAGAAAGCAACGGATATTTCAATGTGTCCCACAGTCTGAAACTATTTGATGAACAAAATCAGTATATCTGCTCCATATGGCATAAGTGGATGGACAAGCCTAAGCAGACTCGAGTGATATTCTCAGGTAAGTTTATTTCGAAGGTTATTACTCAAGCTATtgttaatttaaatgaaataaacaaaCATCGCTGTTGaatacaaagagaaacaaaggaagaacaagAGAGTGGAAACTATGTAAGGATGAAAATAGAGGAGAaccagaaatatttaaatgaggTGGGAAATATAAACTTTAAATAATGCTTTGTCACTTAAGTATCATCTTTTACTGCATTCATTGGAAATTTCGTTCCATAGGTTTTTGAGTCAGAAAGTAAAGCCCAGCTTGaaattttaagaaataaaatgagTAAAATTAAATAATGCTTATTAAGAGTTGAGTGATTGCATTGGGAGAATTCTTGTTAACTTCACAAATAACTGGATTAATGTTTAATTAAAATAGCTGTTGAGGTTTTATGTAATTAATGAAGAGGTATTAAGTGGCCTAAGTTCAACTAAATCTGTAGAAAAACAGCACAGTTTAATTGAACATAGTTTTAACCTTGTATAGAATGTATTAGTGACTGTTTCCAGGTTCCACTGTATTGCAACACACCAGGAATTTGTACGCAGACTTTCCATTGGAATTAGCACTTGCAGGGTAATATTGCAATGTCGGTTTCCAGTGTTGTAACATGATTTGTCCAAAAGGCCCATCCTCTTTCACTCACAGATGATCCAGCTTTTACCAATGCTGATTGCTCTAGGCCTCTGTTACACACCCAGTTTTCATTGTTCGCCATTCTCCTTCACAGCATTCTGGATGCTGTCTCCCTGTTCTAGGGGCGGACCATAATCAACAGAAAGGCACAGTGTGATTCCACCTATGGTTCTGGCTTTATGAAGTTTTTGGAGCGATCTAAAGAGAAAAATCTTTCCTTGAACGTTACCTTTGTAAATATGCCAGTAATTTCAGAGGTCTAAATGAGAGTATGTTAGCACAGAGTGAGTGTAGCTTCAAATGAGTGCCACTTCAACAGATTGCAAATTTAGTTTTAGATAAACATGGGATTTAGTGAAACAGAGGAAAGAGTTGCTGCCTTTGCACTTTTTAATAAATAAATCAGAGCTAAATCACTAAGAAGTCCACATGGTAGAGATTTTGATCGCAATGCAGATTTGAAGAATGCTGTTTTCCAACTTCAAACTCTAGCTTAAACTTAGAAAGTAAAGTACTTCTTAAAAAATATAAGTTCATTACGGCAGAGTAACAATTTAGTaagaatttatgaaagggaatagAAGTTTTTGCTTCATTAAGAGACAGCTGAGACCTATTGCTTCCATGTGGAAACTTGAGGAACTTCATGTGTGCTAGGGAACTTGAGTTCAGGTTAGAATATACCAGCTTGATGGTAGCTCAAGTCATTGCAGAGCATAAGGGAAGATGAGAATTTCCTTAATTATGTTTTACAGACAGGTGCCACTCCCCTGTCTCAGTGTTTGGGTTGGTAAATGTGTGGCCATCTGAAAGGGCAGGAACCACAGCAGTCTTCAGGGGGTGTGTTTCTCCATTACCAACCCTCAGTGCATTAGAGATAAGAGATTGGTGGAGGTAATGATACCTTGAAGGAATACCTTGGAGttggagagttcagggacaggatggtgaaattctagacCAGATTACTAttggaaaggaggaggtattagatgtcatgGCGGGCAAGATGGTTAAAACCCCAGGACCTTGTGACATGTAAGGTATGAAATTGCTAGGGCCCTGACAAAGATCTTTAAATTTTCAGCAGCCACAGCTGAGGTGGCTAGTTAAGGACAATATTAAGCAATTAGGTtccaggataagatatctttattagtcacgtgtacatcgaaacacacagtgaaatgcatcttttgcgtagtgttctggggacagcccgcaagtgttgccatgcttccggtgccaacatagcatgcccacaacttcctaacccgtatgtctttggaatgtgggaggaaacaggagcacccagaggaaacccacgcagacgcagggataacatacaaactcctaacagacagcggctagaattgaacccgggtcgctggcgctgtaatagcgttacactaaccactacactaccatgcctgcccagatgttcaggaaagcaaaataaagatgtAGAGGTAGAATGACATTACTAATTCAGTAGGATATTATTATGCAGGAAAGAGCAAACGTCCTTCAGAGATCATGTATAGGAATCATTTGGTTAGAGTTAAGAAGTGGGAAGGGATGACTGATGCTAATGGCGTTATTCTCTAGATCATATACAAGTGAGGGAAGAACCAAATATGCatggaaaatatgaaaatgtaGTTGATCTATAGTGTTGATATTGAAGGGCTTCTGTTAGCCAATATTGATCGCAACAAGAGCAAAGAAGACAGCAAAAAGCTATAAAATGGGGgctgttggagagtgagaacacaaacatGTACAGGACTATAGAATATGCCCAGCAGGACaggctaatggagagagaaaaaaatgagccaATATCCCAGGGGGATTATCTGGCCTGATCCGATAAAgatagagaaagtgagttacccaGAGTCATTGAATTTGATATTTAGTCCAAAAGcctgcaacatgcccaggcagaagatgaggtgctgttcctcaaacatgCGTTGGGCTTCTATGAACAAAATATTGTGTAATCTCTTCCTAATTGTACCATTAACTCACCTTATCCTTGGGTCAatcctggcctcatcctatcagaaatactccctttgtcctattcatccctcTTCCACCTACCCTCTAGCTTGATACTAGCCCGTGTTCTCCACTTCCCAGTtccaacaaagggtcttcaatctgaaatgttaactcagtttccctttccactttgctgcctgatctgcagagtgtttccagcattttctcttatttTATATTGATTTAGGAAGTTCCCTTGTTATTTCAAATTAAATGTGTGATTAAAAATGAGGTTTTTGTACATGTTGAACATAAACTGTTGCAGTCTCTAACAGTTTTGGAGGAGGAAtgtcaagaaaaaaaaagagctACATTAGATTAAGCATATTTAGAACTTTGAGTAAATCAAAATGTACCTACTTTGGGAAGATTGGGAAGATATACTTGAATATTATGCAGCACAGATGGATTAACTAAGTTTGGCATAATTCTTCTGGTTGGAGGTCATGAGAAATTGTTAGTAGTGCAGAATGATTGACAACAGTTTCCTGGATTCCACTAACCAAGTGGTCTCCATAACTgagaatttttaaacaaattttcaaGACTATCTTGTTGGTAGGAGTGCAGAAAACAGATGTGCACGGTTTAATACTCAGTTCAACTGTTGTACTGCAGTTTTAGAATGCTTCTGTTTACTTTAGACCTGAGCATGAAATAGACTAAGGTTAACTAAAATAAATCTACAGAATTACAATCATTTTAAGATTATTTCATTATGATAGCCCTGTTTATGTATATACAGCATTAGCAGaaggaattttgatttttttttccatttcctttattttcagaTGGAAAAAGCCTTATCAGTGTGGATGATGGAGAGAAATCGTCAGATTTGTAAACAAGAAGATGTGTTTCTCTAAACGCTGTCCTTACACCTTACATGGaaaattctgatttttatttctgcttctttACTCTTGATCATGACGTGATAAATAAATACTTTAGGTAGTGGAGAAAGTCTAAAGGTGAGTTGGGAAGAAATGCAATAGTTATTTGTCCATCTTTTACCTAAAGCTTCAGAGTAAATTGCTCAGGCTTTGTGGCTTGTCCATTTGATGAGGTCTAAACAATTGGCATGAGTTTCAGACAGGCATCGAGCAACATGTAGAGATGTTGGTCTGTACAGATCCCTTTGACCATAAGTTGAATTTATCCCACCAATTGTCTTTTGATACATTTGAAGGAAGAGATTTTAACCCTGCCCACCAGGTAGAAGACCAGGTCAATGAGTGGCCACTCTTAAttaccctctctctccacagctgcaccCTTTCTGATTCAATTTACTACTTTCTTTGTCTCCAACTGCCCTTTTTAAAGCAGTTGTTATCTTGGCAACTTTGGTCTCCAGCCTATCTTGGACattcttttgttctctctacccctGCCCTTCTCtgcttgttttcttatttttccagttctggaaCCTTGACGGGGGTCGTTGATCCTGTTTCTCTGCCCATTGATGTTATTTGACTTGCTGGGTGCtttttgcattttttgtttttgttttagatttccaaagtCTGCAATTTACTGCTTCAGTTTAGTATCCATAATGTTAATTGAAATGTTAATCACATATAGTTCTACTAATGCTGAACGGAAATTAGTTTTTTTGCCGAGTTTTATTGCCTAGAAAGGCCGTTGGAGATGGTTGTTGCAAAGTAGTACaagattaaagtaaaataaaggagtaaaataaaataaaggatTAAAGAATTAACCAAAATGACAAAAATATGATTTGATCTCCCTGgaagatataaaaaaaacaaagaaagaggTGATAGCTTTTCAAAAGAAGGGTCACTAACCTGAATCAAGGACTCCATGTGTTTGGCCCCTTGCCTGGCCACAAATGCACCTGATAAAAGTCTGAGGGACAGTCAACTTGGAAACCAACAGAATGTATGTACACGAATGTGAAGTGGGTTACGTTTCCCAAGTTGGAACCCACACTAAATGTTGTGTGTACATTCCCACCCTGTAGGCAGTACAGAACTGCC from Pristis pectinata isolate sPriPec2 chromosome 4, sPriPec2.1.pri, whole genome shotgun sequence carries:
- the vtcn1 gene encoding V-set domain-containing T-cell activation inhibitor 1, whose amino-acid sequence is MMYFSTLVCSLLLASVDSFQISCEQATDVEIGKDVTFNCTFECDGTCTPTVKWEKDHDAGILYEYKESKSDFSKQHANYSGRIEVSTDSINNGKVFLTLKNVSIWDEGTYIFRISTDGGFGKEDVHLSVWANMDDIHIFWESDSEVLSCMSSGWYPAPEVKWKDKFGNDLNEHSEKILMRESNGYFNVSHSLKLFDEQNQYICSIWHKWMDKPKQTRVIFSDGKSLISVDDGEKSSDL